AGAGTGGGCGCCTGAGACACCAGCAGCGCAACCGAAGCAAGCCCTCGACCCCAACACGGCAGCCCCCGTCTTTTAAGGAGAACCCCCATGCAAGCCGCAACAGAAGCAACAGCCGAGATCGGTCACAATCAGCCAGAGCACTCCGAAGAGTTCCAACAGCTCCTTGATCGCGCCAAGGCATTGAAAGAGACCGGCAACAAATGGATCAACGAGCGCCCTGAGTTCAACGACGAAACAGCGCCCAAAGCGAACAGCTTCCTTGAACAGCTGACCAAGTTCTCAAAGATAGTTGAGGCAACGCGCAAAGCGGAGAAAGAACCAATTCTCCAGCAAGGTCGCGAACTTGATGCACGCTTCAAAGCCCTAACCGAAGCCTTGTCACCCATCGTGAAGACGATGAAAGAGCGCATGACAGTTTACCTCAAGGAGCAGGATCGCTTGCGTCGGGAGGAAGAGGAACGTGTTCGCGCTGAGGCTCAAAAGAAAGAAAACGAAGC
The DNA window shown above is from Parvibaculaceae bacterium PLY_AMNH_Bact1 and carries:
- a CDS encoding hypothetical protein (Derived by automated computational analysis using gene prediction method: GeneMarkS-2+.); this translates as MQAATEATAEIGHNQPEHSEEFQQLLDRAKALKETGNKWINERPEFNDETAPKANSFLEQLTKFSKIVEATRKAEKEPILQQGRELDARFKALTEALSPIVKTMKERMTVYLKEQDRLRREEEERVRAEAQKKENEAKEAARIAREAEENANAGENVGTDTDVVALQAEADAKIEEAQATAAQAEQLAQTKPKVQGDMGNARGLKTYWKATITDPDKAVDHFKGHPDLIAVVQKLADGLARSPASRHQEIPGIEITSEERV